The Maridesulfovibrio sp. genomic sequence ACGGAACAGCCGATCATTGGCACTGGCACATCCACTATTACCCGCCCCTGCTGCGCTCAGCCACAGTAAAAAAATTCATGGTCGGCTTTGAAATGCTGGGCATGCCCCAGCGGGACATCACCGCCGAACAGAGTGCTCAACGGCTGCGTGAGCTTCCGGACACACATTATATGGACCGGGAAGGATAACATGCATTCTTTGGCGGCATACCGCAAATATCTGGATCAAGGCGGATTTGACCAAATTTTCAGCCATATTCATTCCAGTGCCAGAATCGATGATTCACGTGACCGCATGTCCAGTCTTCTGCACCGCATGCTTGAGAATTTCGGCCGCAACAATATCTGCTTTGCCAGTGCTCCGGGCCGGACCGAAATGGGCGGCAACCACACTGACCACAACCACGGCCATGTGCTGGCAGCGGCTGTTAATCTTGACTGCCTTGCCGCGTTTTCCAAAGCGGAAAACAATAAAGTGACTATCCTTTCCGAAGGCTACAACCCGATCAACATCGATATTTCGGACACCGCCCCCCGCAAAGAGGAAGAAGAAACAAGCGCGGCAATTATACGCGGCGTTGCCGACGGATTCCGCAAGCAAGGGCTGAAAACCGGGGGCTTCAACGCATGCGTAAACAGCTCCATCCCGGCTGGGGCAGGGCTTAGTTCCTCAGCAGCCTTCGAAGTCCTGACAGGTCGGATTTTCAGTTACCTTTATAATGAAAGAACAGTCAGCTCTCTCGAAATTGCAAATGCAGCCAAACATGCTGAAAACATACATTTCAATAAGCCATGTGGATTCATGGACCAGATGGCAAGTTCATACGAAGGCATCCTGTCCATTGATTTTGCTGATCCGACCAATCCGGGAGTTACCCGTGTAAATCCGGGATTTAATACGGACAACATCTCCCATGGATTTTACGGGACCGGATATAGGCTCTGTGTAATTGATACCGGAGGGAGTCACGCGGACCTGACCCCCGATTATGCAGCTATTCCGGAAGAGATGTTTCTAGCAGCAAAATGCTGCGGCCATGATCAGGCCAAAGGACTGACCATGAATCAGATTCTAAAAAATATAGACCGCATTCGGGAAGCTGCCGGGGACCGGGCGGTACTCAGGTTATTTCATTTTCTCTGGGAGGATAAACGGGCATTGAAGCAGGCCGAAGCCCTGCAAGGTGGTGATATGGATGAATTTCTGCGGCTTGTTGCTGAATCCGGGCATTCGTCCAGTGATCTGCTGCAAAACTGCTACAGCCCCACCACGCCCAAACGCCAGCCTATCCCGCTGGCCTTGACTCTTACGGAACTGATTCTCGGCTCACATGGGGTGGCACGGGTTCACGGCGGCGGATTTGCCGGGACAGTACAAGCCTATGTTCATGAGTCTGATTTCACCCGGTACTGCCATTCCATGGAAAAGGTTTTCGGATTAGATTCAGTCATTGAACTTTCGATCCGTCAGCCGGGCAATGAATTTCTGGACATCCCTGAAAATAGGACGGAATCGTAGCATGGGACACATGACTCTCAAAGACCTCGCCCGCAAACTGGGCATTTCTGCATCCACAGTGTCACGAGCCCTGCATGACCATCCGGACATCAGCGACAAGACCAAAAAGAGCGTCATGGAAGCTGCGGACAAATACGGCTATCAGCCCAACCCCATCGCCCAGAGCCTTAAAAAGCAAAGCAGCAAGGTAATCGGGGTTATTGTCCCTGAAATTCGGCACAATTTTTTTGCCACAGTAATCAGTGGTATTGAAGAAGTGGCCTACAACGCCGGGTATATCATCATGGTCTGCCAGTCCAACGAGACCCTGCAGCGGGAGATCATGACCACCAAGGCCCTTGCTGCCAACAGGGTGGCCGGAATTCTCATGGCCATATCTCTGGCGACAACGACTTTTGACCACATGCGCGCTGTGATGCGCCAATCCATCCCGCTGGTCCAGTTTGACCGGGTTGTGGATGAGCTGGACACCGGGAAGGTGGTCATTGATGATTTCCGGGCGTCCTACCGGATGACTTCCCACCTCATTGACCGGGGCTACAAACGTATAGGCTTCCTTGCCGGAAGCGAAGGTATTTCCATGAACCGGTTGCGCTTCAACGGTTATCTGCAGGCCCTCAAGAATCACAACGTTACCTTTTACCCGGAACTTAACGTCAACATCGGAGGCTGCCGGGGCAGCAATGGTAAAGCCGGAGCCGAAGAATACCTGAAAATGGACAATCCCCCGGACGCAGTGCTGTGTATCAACGACCCCGTAGCTGTAGGTGCATTCTGCCGTTTTCGAGAGGCCGGCTGGCGCATCCCCGATGACATTGCTTTGGCTGGATTCTCCGGTTCACCGGAATCAGCACTAATCGAACCAGCGCTGACTTCCGTAGCCCAGCCTGCCTTCAAGATGGGTAAAACTGCGGCCACTCTTCTGTTCAAGCAACTTAAGGAAAAAGAAAATTTCAGGCCCGAAACCATTACTCTTGAAACCGAACTACTCATCCGGGGCTCGAGCTACAAGGAGAGCAAGTAATGGGAGTTTCCTGCAGATCATGGGGTTTTACCCCCGCCGGAGCAGAAGTGCAGCTCTTCACCCTGAAAAACAGCTCCGGCTGTAAAGCGGACATCTTGACCTTCGGAGCCGCCCTGATCGGGCTGGAAATACCGAGGGAAGACAACACTATAGATGTCGTGCTCGGCTTTGATTCACTGGAAGAGTACATGAATGACGGCAACTACATGGGGGCTACCGTGGGACGGGTTGCCGGACGGATTTCCAATGCAAGTTTTAATCTTGACGGTCAAAAGATCCGGCTGGACAGCAACGAAGGACCAAACCACCTGCATGGCGGCAAAAACGGATTCAGCAGCAGGGTATGGGAAATTGCAGCCTGCAACCGGAACGAGGAAGCTCCGGCCATTACCCTTTCGCTGCACTCCCCGGACGGAACCAATGGCTACCCCGGCAACCTTCTTGTTGAAACCACCTTTACACTGAAAGGCACTACCCTGCGCATAGACTACCGGGCCATTACCGACCAGCCAACCCCGCTGAACATGACCAGCCATGCCTACTTTAATCTCAACGGGAACGGATGCAAAATCAACAACCATGAATTAAAGCTTCACGCAATCAAATCAGCCGCCACCGACAAAGCCATGATCCCCACAGGCGAGATTAACAATATTTCCGGCACTGCTGCTGATTTCACACAATTTACTCCGCTGGGTAACACTGCACAGGACCGCTTTTATGTTCTGGACAATGAGCAAGGAGAACTTGTTCCGGCAGCAATCGGGCGTTGTAATGAATCAGGTCTGGAAATGGAAATCCTCACCACACAGCCCGGAATGCAGCTTTACACTGCAGACGGCATAGCTCCCGGAACCGCAGGAAAAAAAGGCAGCCTATACGGACCGCGCTACGGGTTCTGCATAGAACCCATGGGCTACCCCGATGCGGTCAACCATCCCGAATTTCCCTCCGTGATTCTTAATCCCGGAGAAAAATACCATCATTCAACCGAGTACAGGTTCCGCAACTTCACTGCAGTACCTGAAAACGATTAAGGCGAAATGAAGCATGGCAAACGTAGAACTTAAGAACGTCATCAAACGTTATGGCTCTGTCGAGGTCATCCACGGTGTGGACCTTTCCGTAAATGATAACGAATTCATCGTACTGGTCGGCCCTTCGGGATGCGGCAAGTCCACCCTGTTGCGCATGGTGGCCGGACTTGAAGACATCAGCGGTGGAGATATCCACATCGGTGAACGGGTGGTCACTAATGTTTCCCCCAAGGACCGCAACGTAGCCATGGTTTTCCAGAACTACGCCCTCTACCCGCATATGACCGTTGCCGAAAACATGGGCTTTTCTCTGAAAATGCACAAAAGGACCAAGGACGAGATCAAACAACGCGTAAATGAAGTTGCCAAAATCCTCGAACTGGAACCCTACCTGCACCGCAAACCTTCGGAACTTTCCGGTGGACAACGCCAGCGGGTTGCCATGGGCCGGGCCATGGTCCGCAACCCGGATGTATTTCTATTTGACGAACCACTCTCCAACCTTGATGCCCAATTGCGGACCCAGATGCGTATGGAACTCCGCAAGATGCATATGCGGCTGAAGACCACCACCATCTACGTAACCCACGACCAGATCGAGGCCATGACCCTTGCCGACCGCATTGTTATCCTCAAGGACGGCTATATACAGCAGGTTGGCTCTCCGGTGGAAGTCTTTGAAAAACCGAACAATGTTTTCGTTGCCCAGTTCATCGGCAACCCGCCTATGAACATCCTTGAAGGGGTGCACAAAGTCATCGATGGCAAACGATTCGTGGAGGTAGGCAGCTCCAAATTCCCGGTGGGAGATCATCAGGGGCCGAACCTCAAGGACGGCGATGCAGTTCTGGCCGGACTGCGCCCCGACTGCATCAAGATGGGTGACAACATCGAGCGGCTGCCAAAAGACTGGTGGTGCAGCGGTGAAGTCGTGGTTTCCGAAGTACTCGGTGCCCATTCCCTGCTCGAAATCATCATTGACGGTGAAAATGAACTCATCGCCGAGGTAGAAGGCAGGGTCATAGCCCATCCCGGAGAAACCGTACCCATCGGTTTTGAATTCGACCGCATGGTTCTTTTCGACCCTGAAACGAAAGAGGCTCTTTATTAGCGGATTTTAAATGATGAACTCGCCTTGATGAAGATTTAGCGTCTACAGTAATATTGTATGAAAAACATTTACTGTAAAAATCTTCTGGAGGCGACGAATTATAAAGGCTTAAGGATAGAGTAGATTGTTTAACATTTAGGAGGAAAAATGAAACAATCCCTGATTAAATTTTGCTTGGTGTTCGCGGCGGTCATACTACTTGCGGTTCCGCAGGTCTCGCAGGCCAAAGAGCTCAAAGGAGATCTTGAAATTTTCTCTTGGTGGGCAGGTGACGAAGGTCCTGCTCTGCAGGCCCTGATCGGTATTTACAAAGGTCAGAACCCTAAAGTGAAAGTTATTGACGCCACTGTTACCGGCGGTTCCGGCGTAAACGCCAAGGCCGTGCTCAAAACCCGCATGCTCGGTGGTGAGCCGCCGGACAGCTTTCAGGTTCACGCAGGTCAGGAACTCATCGGTACCTGGGTTAAGGCCGACCGCATGGAGGACCTTACTTTCCTGTTCAAAGAGCAGGGTTGGATGGACGCATTCCCCAAAGGTCTGGTCAAACTGATCGGTACTGACAAGGGTATCTGGTCCGTTCCGGTAAACATCCACCGTTCCAACGTAATGTGGTACATCCCCGCCAACCTGAAAAAATGGGGCGTTGAAGCACCCAAGAGCTGGGATGATTTCCTTAAAATCGCTCCCAAACTTCAGAAGCAGGGCATAGTTCCCCTCGCACTGGCCCAGAACTGGACTGCCAACCATCTTTGGGAATCAGTTGCTCTGGCTTCACTCGGAGCGGACAACTGGGAAGCCCTCTGGTCCGGCAAGCTGAAATTTAACAGCCCTGAAGTAATCAAGGCCTGGGAACTTTTCGGCAAGGTGCTGCAGTACACCAACAAAGACGCTGCTTCCCTTTCATGGCAGCAGGCTACCGATATGGTCATCGACGGCCGCGCAGCCTTCAACATCATGGGGGACTGGGCAGCCGGTTATATGGTTACTACCAAGAAAATGGCTCCCGGCAAGGATTTCGGCTGGGCAGCTTCTCCTGATACCGCAGGTGAATTCATGTTCCTCGCCGATTCCTTCGGTCTGCCCAAGGGCGCACCCCACCGTGACAATGCTATTGCATGGCTGAAAGTCCTCGGCTCCAAGGAAGGCAGTGATACCTTCAACCCCCTCAAAGGTTCCATCTCCGCCCGCAAGGATACCGACCTGAGCAAATACAACGGCTACCTGCAGTCCGCAGCCAAGGACTTCGGTAAAGACCGTGTGGTTGCATCCCTTGCCCATGGCGCAGCAGCAAATGAAACCTTCATGGGCGGCTTCGCACAGGTTATGGAAATGTTCTTGAAGACTAAGAATGCCAAGGCAACTGCCATGGCCTGCCAGCAATTGGCCGACAAAGCCAAAATTGGCAAATAAAAATTAAAGCTCTGTAAAAAAACAGGGCGAAGCTTACCAAAAAGTTTTGGGATTCTTAAGCCCTTTTCCAAAAGGGTTTAAGGCCCCCGGCAGCGCCGCCGGAGGCATCCCATTATGAAAGAAAAGCCGCGCCGGGAAGTCCCGGCGCGGTCCCAAAAGGGGTAAGGGCATATGAGGGAAGCATCACGGGACAGGCTGAAGGCGTTTTTAACCCTTCTACCATCAATTATCCTTGTCGCCGTTTTCGTTTACGGTTTTATCGGCAACACCATCTGGATTTCCATGACCGACTGGGGCGGAAGTGGCTCAATGGCCCTTGACCCGCAAAAAAATTTCATAGGTCTGGACAACTATGTGGACCTGTTCAACGGGTTCCTTTCCAGCGGTTTCAGGCAGGACCTTGTCAATGCTGTCTACTACTCAATCATGCTGCTGGCCGGGGCTATCGGGCTGGGCATGTTCATTGCCATCCTGCTGGACCAGAAGCCCAAAGGCGAAGACGTCCTGCGTACCATATTCCTCTATCCCATGTCCCTTTCCTTCATTGTTTCCGGTACTATCTGGCGCTGGCTTCTGGCACCGCAAGGCGGGGTCAACGTGCTGCCCACCTATATGGGATTCGATGCCCTTAATTTCCAGTGGACTTCATCCACCAAGGCCATTCTAGAATTCAACTGGCAGAACCTGTTCCAGATTCTGATCTACATCGCAGCTTTCATTTTGATTATGGTAGGACTTTTCCTGCTCAAGGGAGAACCCGAAAAAGCGGTCAAACGCTGGCTCGGTCCCGGCGTGATCATCGGTGCTTTTGCATGGCTGGGGGGTTCCCTGCTTCCGGAGGCCCTGTTCATGGAAGAGATGCATGGCTTCAACCTTGCCACACTGGGGATCATAATCGCCACGGTCTGGCAGTATGCTGGCTATACCATGGCCCTGTACCTTGCCGGATTCAACGGAATTTCACAGGATCTGCGCGACGCAGCCATGCTCGACGGGGCCAGCAACACCGATTACTACCGCTATGTCGCCATTCCCATGCTCAAACCGATCACGATAAGTGCGGTTATCATCCTCTCGCACATCTCTTTAAAAATGTTCGACATTATCTTTGCCATGACCGGGCCGGACAACGCCCAGACCGGACACCCGGCCCTGAACATGTATATGACCACTTTCCGGGCCAACGACTTTGCACGGGGCGCAGCCATCGCCATCGTGCTCTTCCTCGTAGCGGGAACATTCATCGTTCCCTATGTAGTCAGCCAGTACAAGCAAAGGAGAAGGGGATAAGACATGAGTACTACAACCCAGAAATCCGGAATCACTCCCGGCTCCATCCTGCTTTACGGATCACTTTTCGTGCTGGCCCTGTTTTTCCTTATGCCGGCTTATATGGCGATTGTCACCGCACTCAAGGACCCGGCAACCATCAGTCTGCCCACCGCATGGGAATGGCCGGATAAACTTAACTGGGCCAGCTTTCCGCAGGCTTTTAAACTTCTCAAATCAAACATTGCCAGCTCACTGGTGCTGACCGTCAGCGCCACTGCACTTTCCACAGTACTGGGTTCCCTGAACGGCTACGTGTTCTCCAAATGGAAATTCAAAGGCAGCGAACTGATTTTCACCCTGTTCCTGTTCGGCATGTTCATTCCCTATCAGGTTATCCTGATCCCGCTCTTCCAGACCCTACGGGCCATGAACCTTTATGGAGGACTTCCGGGGCTGATACTCGCCCACGTGGTTTACGGCTTACCCATCACTTCTCTGATTTTTCGAAACTTCTATGCCCAGATTCCCACCGCTCTGGTGGAATCCGCGAGACTGGACGGAGCCGGATTCTTCTCCATCTACACCAGAATTGTCTTTCCGCTGTCCATTCCGGGTTTTGTTGTCACCAGCCTGTGGCAGGTTACCCAGATCTGGAACGAATTCCTCTGGGGTATCTGCCTGACCCGCCACGAGGACAACCCCATCACCGTGGGGCTGGCTCAACTGGCAGGCGGACAGGCCGTAAGCTGGAACCTGCCTATGGCCGGGTCAATCATGGCAGCATTTCCAGTGCTCATGATTTATATTTTCCTCGGACGGTACTTTATCCGTGGCTTATTGGCCGGTTCAGTAAAAGAATAAGAGGCATATTTTGACAAAACAATTCTTCATAGCAGGACTTGGCGAAATTCTCTTCGATGTACTAGCTGATTCCGAAGAGATAGGCGGTGCTCCGGTCAACTTTGCGTATCATGCGGGAAAGCTGGGAGCAGAAGGTGCGGCAATCTCCACCCTCGGGAATGACAGGCGGGGACGGCGGGCCACCAATGAACTCATGGACCGGGAGCTCTGCCTTTCCGGGGTCAGCATTGATCAGGACCATGAGACCGGATACGTGGAAGCCCAGTTGGATGAGGATGGTGTTGCTACATATTATTTCCCGGACGACATTGCATGGGATCACCTGAAGCTTAATGATATTGCCATGGGTTTTGCCTCACAGGTTGATGCTGTCTGTTTCGGTACCCTTGCCCAGCGTAGCGAAGAATCCAGAAAGGCAATTCTCACTTTTCTGAATGCAGCACCGCAGGCCTTGAAAATCTACGATATGAACCTGCGTCAGCTTTTTTATACCAAAGAAATAATTACTGAATCTCTTCATCAAGCAGATGTGCTGAAACTAAACGAAGATGAAATAAGGGTCATTGCCCCCATGTTCCAATTGAACGGAAGCGAACGGGATATGCTGAAAAAACTGCATAAGGAGTTCAATCTTAACTGCTCTGTGCTGACCCGTGGCAGCAAGGGAAGCCTGATTATCAGGGATAATGAAGAGGTGGAGCATCCCGGAATCAAAATCAAGGAAGTTGAAGATACTATCGGCGCAGGAGATGCATTTACCGCATCGGTAGTTATAGGTTTATTGCTGGGTCATCCGCTGATTAAGATCAGTGACCATGCTAATAGACTAGCCGCCCATGTTTGCTCCTGCAAAGGTGCCATGCCCGCCATCCCAACTGAATTTAAGCTGATCAAATAATTTTAATACAGGTTACGAACATGAAAAGAAGTGAAATCAACGCACTTATCGCTAAAGCCAAAGATTTTTATGCCGGTCACCGTTTCAATCTGCCCAAATGGGCCTTCTGGGGACCGGAAGATTGGAAAGGCAAAGGTGAGAGTGAAGTAGTCCGCAACATGCTCGGCTGGGACCTTACCGACTACGGCAAAGGAGATTTCGAAAAGCTGGGTCTGATCCTGTTCACCATTCGCAATGGTAATCTCCAGACCGGGGACCCGAAACCATACGCGGAAAAAATTATGATCCTGCGTGAGGGACAGCTCTGCCCCATGCATTTTCACTGGTCGAAGCGCGAAGACATCATCAACCGCGCAGGAGGCAACCTTGTGATCCAGCTTTACGGGTCAAACGAAGATGAGTCTATGTCCGATAAGCCGCTTGATGTCAGCGTGGACGGATTTATACGCACAATAGATCCGGGCGGGGAAATCGTTCTCGAGCCGGGCGAATCCATCTGTCTTGAACCGGGCATGTACCATTGTTTCTACTGTGAAAAAGGAACCGGAGATGTCATGGTCGGCGAGGTCAGCGCAGTGAACGATGACAATATAGATAACCGCTTTCACGAACCCCTGCCCCGCTTTCCCGAAGTAGATGAGGATGAAGAACCGATCCATCTGCTGGTTACTGACTACGCAAGATATGTGTAGAACGCTGAAAAATCCCGGACAGGAGCAGAATCCAGTCCGGGATTATTAATTTTAATCCTTCAGCATCCGCTAAGAAGCAATTAATTTAAAACGCTCCAGTTGCTTCTGCAACCTATCAAACGTAACGGGCTTGATTATATAACTGTCCGCCTGACATTCATAAACAGCCTTGTGGAGGGTTTCGTCATCGCCCAGACTGCTGACTATGAAAATTTTTGATTCCTTACCGAATGAATCCAAATTCTTGCTGCGTTCCAGCTGCCGAATGGCCTTACAGGCCTGCAGGCCGTCAATATTAGGCATCATTATATCCAGCATGATCAGGTCAAATCTGGGGCAGTTACCGGCAAGACTTTCCGAAACGGCCTGAATGGCTTCAACCCCGTCTTTAGCCACATAGCAGGGCATATACCTAGAAAGAAAAGTACTGAGAATCTTACGGCTGGAAAAATCGTCATCCACTATCAAAGCCGTCGGCTCTGCCCTGAGTCTGATTTCCTCTCCATCTGCAGCGGAGGGAAGATCTGTCTTTGCGGCCTTCTCTACCTCTTTAGCAGTCAGCCCTTTTACGCTCTGTCCTGCGGGAACCGGTTCAGCCCCCCTGTCTTCGGAAACACGCTTCCCGGAAGAGGATACACCTGTCTGGGAGTCCATTTCCTCTAGAAGCCGATATCCTGAGCTGAAATCTATTTTGTCATGACCGTTTTCAAGAATACAATCAAAGGCTTCATCAATACGGTCAAAGCTTTTGAGCAGCACAGAGATTGCTGTCTTGTCCACTTCCCTTTTACCGGAACGAATATCCGAACAGGCATCTTCAACTCTGTGTACAAATCCTGACAGTTCCATCAATCCCAACATGGAAGAATTGCCTTTGATACTGTGCAACACCCTGAAAATGCGGTCCAACGAATCCTGATCATGCATTTCCTCAAGATTCAGGATATCCTGCACTGCCAGCTCTGCGGCTTCGCGACACTCATTGACAAACTCGGCAAGAAATGAATCCGGATCAAATCCCTCACTCATCTTTAATAAGTCCTATTTCCTTTAACTTAGCAGTCAAGGTTTCCACATCCAGCGGCTTGGTTATATAATCTGTGGCTTCGCTCTTATTAAAAGCCTCAAATACAGTTTTCACATCTGAAAGAGCTGTGGCCATAATTATTACAGCTTCCTTAGCAGGTGCCACATTAAACTCACGCTCAATTTCCCGAATTTCCCGAGCGGCATCCAGCCCGTTCTTCTCCGGCATCATGATATCCATAAATACATATTGATATGGAGCTTTTTCATTCAGAGCTTCCTTAAAAACTTCCAGAGCCTCACTCCCGTTTACTGCAACATCCACTTCCCCATATTTTCTGAGAAAAAATTGCAGAAAGTTACGTGAGGCAAAATCATCCTCGGCAACCAGTATTTTCATTATGCCACCTCACTGGCTTGGATTACGAAAATCATTACTCAACACTATCACTCCAAACCCTTTTCTTCAAACAACTTCTCGTAACAAATATGTATTATTCCTCTATTCCCGGAAATTCAATAAACATAGAGGTCCCTTTTTCACGGGAAGTTTCAAAATAAATATGTCCGCCCATGGTTTCAGTTATAAGTCTGGCTGAATATGTCCCCAGCCCGGTTCCTCCTGATTTATTGGCTGTCACGTATTTATCAAAAAATGTTTCACGAATTTCATCCGGGATTTCACCTATATTATGAATGTGCAAAAGCACATTACTGCCCTTACGTCTCACCTCGAAAATGATAGCTTCATTTACCGGAGAAGCTTCCACTGCATTTTTTAAAAGATTGGACAAGAGTGAATAGGTAAGGAATTCATCGCAACGGACATTAAATGAATAACTTCCGCCCACATCCTTACCCTCAAACTGTTCCCTGATTACAAGCTTCTTGTAATTTACCAGATCGAACAAATCCTTGAGAACTGACCGGGCAATGGCATAAATATCGGCCACAGCAGGGCGGTATTCATAAGTTCCGCTCTCCATTTTATAAAGATCAAGCGAAAGGTTGATCATGTTCAGCAACTTATAACCGGAGGTCTGGATATATTCCAGAATCTCGCGCTGGCTTTCGTTGAGTGGAGCATCGTCATCCATCAGCAATACTTCAGGCAGGCCGATAATTCCATTCAAAGGCCCTTTCAAGTCATGGCGCATGATGCGGTCGACATCTTCCTTAAGTGCGGCCAGCTTTTTCTGCTCGGTAATATCGATAAAATTTTCAACCATGTGCAGTTTGCCATTGATCATGACCCGGCTGACAGTCTTCTGTATCTGGATTTCGCTGCCGTCTTTTCGCTTAATAGAAAACTCTCCAGTGTGCTCGTGCTTCCCTTGATGCATTATGGGGCAATTGCCCCGCAAAGAATCACGGATCACTTTAAAGCACTCTTGACCTATCAGTTCTTCCCAACTCAGTCCCAGCATTTCCAGAGCCTTGGGATTGGCTTCTACAATTTTATAAGTATTGGCTTCCACAACCATTACACCGGCCTGCATGCCGTTCAGGGTCACATCCAGCCGGTCATAGGCATCGGCAAGTTCAAGGGTACGTTGTTGAACCTTCCGTTCCAACTCCAGGTTATGATTGCGCATAAACTGGTGGTTTTCACAGTTTTCCAGAGCATTGACCGCCGAAAGCATGAAAACGGAAAAAAGTTTAAGGGTTGTATCCAGAATATCATGCTTGTTCTGGAGCATCAGCCCGACAAACATGCCCCGCATCCGAAACGGAGTGGAAAGTGAATGGAGAAGAATATGTTTTTCTCCTGTGGAATCAAGAAAGAATACTGGTCCGTCAGACTGCAGCGCATAGGCAAAAGACTGGTCTCTTATCAACGAATTGACTTCTTTATCCAGCACTGTGGAGGAAAGATCAGGATAAGACCGGGCCTGCACGAAATCCTGTGTTTCGTTGTCCACAAGATAAATCGCACAGGACTTAAAAGGGATCATACGGTTGGCACGAATACATATTTCCTGCAGCAGTTTTTCCAGAGAAGGCTGCTCCTGAGTAAGGCCCGTGATCGAACCCAGCTCCCGGGCCAGATCAAGGGCATCCATAGCGGCGGCCTTCTCCTCCTGAAGAATCTTAATCTGCCGACTCTGAAAATTTATCAACGTTTTATCGTCCACCCTACCCCCCGAATATGGCAAGAATATCGGTAATCTGCCGACGGGCCTTTAAAACCGAGGTCGCCAACGCTCCCCCCGGAAGCCCCAGAACATCCCAAGCTCCCGGATAAGGAGCACCGACAAGTCCCGGACCGTCACTGCCGTACTGCATGGCAACAGCCATCATGTCTGCAACGGAACAGATAGCCGACTCAATTGAAAGCTCCCTGCTGCGGTCGCCATGATGACCGGCGACACCGACAATCAAAGAAGGAGGAAAATTCCAGTGCTCAAAAAGCTCTCCGGCCAGTTGGCAATGGTCAAA encodes the following:
- a CDS encoding galactokinase family protein, with the translated sequence MHSLAAYRKYLDQGGFDQIFSHIHSSARIDDSRDRMSSLLHRMLENFGRNNICFASAPGRTEMGGNHTDHNHGHVLAAAVNLDCLAAFSKAENNKVTILSEGYNPINIDISDTAPRKEEEETSAAIIRGVADGFRKQGLKTGGFNACVNSSIPAGAGLSSSAAFEVLTGRIFSYLYNERTVSSLEIANAAKHAENIHFNKPCGFMDQMASSYEGILSIDFADPTNPGVTRVNPGFNTDNISHGFYGTGYRLCVIDTGGSHADLTPDYAAIPEEMFLAAKCCGHDQAKGLTMNQILKNIDRIREAAGDRAVLRLFHFLWEDKRALKQAEALQGGDMDEFLRLVAESGHSSSDLLQNCYSPTTPKRQPIPLALTLTELILGSHGVARVHGGGFAGTVQAYVHESDFTRYCHSMEKVFGLDSVIELSIRQPGNEFLDIPENRTES
- a CDS encoding LacI family DNA-binding transcriptional regulator, giving the protein MGHMTLKDLARKLGISASTVSRALHDHPDISDKTKKSVMEAADKYGYQPNPIAQSLKKQSSKVIGVIVPEIRHNFFATVISGIEEVAYNAGYIIMVCQSNETLQREIMTTKALAANRVAGILMAISLATTTFDHMRAVMRQSIPLVQFDRVVDELDTGKVVIDDFRASYRMTSHLIDRGYKRIGFLAGSEGISMNRLRFNGYLQALKNHNVTFYPELNVNIGGCRGSNGKAGAEEYLKMDNPPDAVLCINDPVAVGAFCRFREAGWRIPDDIALAGFSGSPESALIEPALTSVAQPAFKMGKTAATLLFKQLKEKENFRPETITLETELLIRGSSYKESK
- a CDS encoding aldose epimerase family protein, with product MGVSCRSWGFTPAGAEVQLFTLKNSSGCKADILTFGAALIGLEIPREDNTIDVVLGFDSLEEYMNDGNYMGATVGRVAGRISNASFNLDGQKIRLDSNEGPNHLHGGKNGFSSRVWEIAACNRNEEAPAITLSLHSPDGTNGYPGNLLVETTFTLKGTTLRIDYRAITDQPTPLNMTSHAYFNLNGNGCKINNHELKLHAIKSAATDKAMIPTGEINNISGTAADFTQFTPLGNTAQDRFYVLDNEQGELVPAAIGRCNESGLEMEILTTQPGMQLYTADGIAPGTAGKKGSLYGPRYGFCIEPMGYPDAVNHPEFPSVILNPGEKYHHSTEYRFRNFTAVPEND
- a CDS encoding sn-glycerol-3-phosphate ABC transporter ATP-binding protein UgpC, translated to MANVELKNVIKRYGSVEVIHGVDLSVNDNEFIVLVGPSGCGKSTLLRMVAGLEDISGGDIHIGERVVTNVSPKDRNVAMVFQNYALYPHMTVAENMGFSLKMHKRTKDEIKQRVNEVAKILELEPYLHRKPSELSGGQRQRVAMGRAMVRNPDVFLFDEPLSNLDAQLRTQMRMELRKMHMRLKTTTIYVTHDQIEAMTLADRIVILKDGYIQQVGSPVEVFEKPNNVFVAQFIGNPPMNILEGVHKVIDGKRFVEVGSSKFPVGDHQGPNLKDGDAVLAGLRPDCIKMGDNIERLPKDWWCSGEVVVSEVLGAHSLLEIIIDGENELIAEVEGRVIAHPGETVPIGFEFDRMVLFDPETKEALY
- a CDS encoding ABC transporter substrate-binding protein, with protein sequence MKQSLIKFCLVFAAVILLAVPQVSQAKELKGDLEIFSWWAGDEGPALQALIGIYKGQNPKVKVIDATVTGGSGVNAKAVLKTRMLGGEPPDSFQVHAGQELIGTWVKADRMEDLTFLFKEQGWMDAFPKGLVKLIGTDKGIWSVPVNIHRSNVMWYIPANLKKWGVEAPKSWDDFLKIAPKLQKQGIVPLALAQNWTANHLWESVALASLGADNWEALWSGKLKFNSPEVIKAWELFGKVLQYTNKDAASLSWQQATDMVIDGRAAFNIMGDWAAGYMVTTKKMAPGKDFGWAASPDTAGEFMFLADSFGLPKGAPHRDNAIAWLKVLGSKEGSDTFNPLKGSISARKDTDLSKYNGYLQSAAKDFGKDRVVASLAHGAAANETFMGGFAQVMEMFLKTKNAKATAMACQQLADKAKIGK
- a CDS encoding sugar ABC transporter permease; this encodes MREASRDRLKAFLTLLPSIILVAVFVYGFIGNTIWISMTDWGGSGSMALDPQKNFIGLDNYVDLFNGFLSSGFRQDLVNAVYYSIMLLAGAIGLGMFIAILLDQKPKGEDVLRTIFLYPMSLSFIVSGTIWRWLLAPQGGVNVLPTYMGFDALNFQWTSSTKAILEFNWQNLFQILIYIAAFILIMVGLFLLKGEPEKAVKRWLGPGVIIGAFAWLGGSLLPEALFMEEMHGFNLATLGIIIATVWQYAGYTMALYLAGFNGISQDLRDAAMLDGASNTDYYRYVAIPMLKPITISAVIILSHISLKMFDIIFAMTGPDNAQTGHPALNMYMTTFRANDFARGAAIAIVLFLVAGTFIVPYVVSQYKQRRRG